A genomic window from Deltaproteobacteria bacterium includes:
- a CDS encoding PadR family transcriptional regulator codes for MKDNRTFFCNGKPHHMERFLEVCLLLLLYDEIGYGYGLIEQLASFGFSEAGLNMSTLYRTLRKMENEGLETSQWEEGGQGPKRLVYEITAKRKSELDEWIKILRVRKSRIESLISMYGEKII; via the coding sequence CAATAGGACATTTTTTTGCAATGGCAAACCCCATCACATGGAAAGATTCCTGGAAGTTTGTCTGCTGTTGCTGTTATATGATGAAATAGGGTATGGCTATGGACTTATCGAGCAACTGGCATCCTTTGGTTTTTCCGAAGCCGGTCTGAACATGAGCACATTGTATCGGACATTAAGAAAAATGGAAAATGAAGGCCTTGAGACTTCGCAATGGGAAGAAGGGGGGCAAGGCCCGAAGAGACTTGTTTACGAAATCACAGCAAAACGCAAAAGCGAATTGGACGAATGGATCAAAATACTCAGGGTCCGAAAATCAAGAATCGAATCGCTCATCAGTATGTATGGCGAGAAGATCATATGA